One genomic segment of Syngnathus acus chromosome 1, fSynAcu1.2, whole genome shotgun sequence includes these proteins:
- the LOC119128611 gene encoding zinc finger protein GLIS2-like translates to MLSSDEPLDLKLPSGQTRCPLRLGKRSSSSICAPLGVHSRPRLIYTTFPSPPSSPDSQSPCHERPGSCFTPSAMDLSLSPSSRHASSLSPSPSSPSSPPSPLESPHGSRSSGSPRPHPFLREAALNRRVEGNTSPQRYPFYVPIASPTVGYTFPSTLFSGQKRDKQVSPETSLDVQLACRWKKCHLLFESLQDLVDHINDAHVKPEKDSGYCCKWEGCARNGRGFNARYKMLIHIRTHTNEKPHHCPTCSKSFSRLENLKIHTRSHTGEKPYICPYEGCNKRYSNSSDRFKHTRTHYVDKPYCCKMAGCLKRYTDPSSLRKHIKAHGHFVSQEQSAAPKPGPLGNRGTADLPPAGGARLISPGAAAALLGGLGSALPLSALCHPRAALFSAGSRGALGTLGLADSPLCHFGFSAASVLGLSALGRPRRAEVDDGGAEPEGEALNLSAEVAPRKGDPLSWVVVPPRALLLKPTVVS, encoded by the exons ATGCTGTCCTCGGACGAGCCGCTGGACCTGAAGCTTCCCTCGGGACAGACGCGTTGTCCACTCCGACTGGGAAAGAGGAGCTCATCGTCCATATGCGCACCGCTGGGCGTCCACTCGCGACCACGCCTCATTTACACCACCTTCCCGTCGCCGCCTTCCTCCCCAG ACTCCCAGTCCCCATGCCACGAACGACCTGGATCCTGCTTCACTCCCTCAGCCATGGACCTCAGTCTTTCGCCTTCATCCAGACACGCCTCCTCTCTTTCCCCCTCTCCCTCGTCCCCCTCGTCCCCTCCCTCGCCTCTGGAGTCCCCCCACGGCAGCAGGAGCAGCGGCAGCCCTCGACCGCACCCCTTCTTACGG GAAGCGGCGCTTAATCGAAGGGTGGAGGGCAACACGTCGCCTCAACGCTATCCTTTTTACGTGCCCATCGCGAGCCCAACGGTGGGGTACACCTTCCCGTCGACTCTTTTCAGTGGTCAGAAAAGGGACAAGCAAGTCTCACCCGAGACCTCATTGGATGTTCAGCTGGCATGTCGCTGGAAGAAG TGCCACCTGCTGTTTGAGTCGCTGCAGGACTTGGTGGACCACATCAACGACGCCCACGTCAAACCTGAAAAGGATTCTGGGTACTGCTGCAAGTGGGAGGGGTGCGCTCGCAACGGACGGGGCTTCAACGCcag GTACAAAATGCTGATCCACAtccgcacacacaccaacgaGAAACCGCATCACTGTCCCACCTGCAGCAAGAGTTTCTCCCGTCTGGAGAACCTGAAGATCCACACTCGCTCACATACAG GAGAGAAACCCTACATCTGCCCGTACGAAGGCTGCAACAAGCGTTACTCCAACTCCAGCGACCGCTTCAAGCACACCCGCACGCACTACGTGGACAAGCCCTACTGCTGCAAGATGGCCGGCTGCCTGAAGCGCTACACCGACCCCAGCTCGCTACGCAAGCACATCAAAGCTCACGGGCATTTTGTTAGCCAGGAGCAGAGCGCCGCCCCGAAGCCGGGTCCTCTCGGCAACCGAGGGACGGCCGACCTCCCCCCGGCGGGGGGCGCTCGGCTCATCTCCCCGGGGGCGGCCGCGGCCCTCCTGGGTGGTCTGGGGAGCGCGCTGCCCCTCTCGGCGCTGTGCCACCCCCGCGCGGCTCTCTTCTCCGCGGGATCAAGGGGAGCCCTCGGCACGCTCGGCTTGGCGGACTCGCCGCTTTGTCACTTTGGATTTTCGGCGGCGTCTGTTTTGGGACTGAGCGCTCTGGGAAGACCGCGCCGCGCCGAGGTCGACGACGGGGGTGCCGAACCCGAGGGGGAGGCTTTAAACCTGTCGGCGGAGGTAGCGCCCAGAAAGGGGGATCCCCTGTCCTGGGTGGTTGTCCCTCCGAGGGCACTCCTGCTCAAGCCAACTGTTGTCAGCTAG
- the LOC119121647 gene encoding beta-1,3-galactosyltransferase 2-like gives MEEQNRSLSMNGLKRTLLCRDHLNLHKKTWFKYPLLLCVTLLVCYIRKEKSLLHQHYQRLVNEPNQVKAPSYRVHPKQRDKLDSKIPRTTFVNLTAGAQYHQAYPKNYHFIIDVGDVCESSTPFLVLMVPVEPNNVAARNAIRSTWGKKTVVQGKKVLTLFMLGLAEGPDLWQESELHGDLIQSDFRDTYLNLTIKTMVIMEWLATRCPTATYGMKIDSDMFLNVDNLVLMLQKPSIPQNNYLTGWLMRNKQVIRSKSSKWYVSEEIYPDLEYPLYTLGMGYVFSGDLPCKLVEISRSIKPFNIEDAYVGMCMKKLGIAITSPPDPSQFRTQSNKFDRCTYSKIITSILASPEQLLSFWMKLKMPGLTC, from the exons ATGGAAGAGCAGAATAGAAGTCTAAGTATGAACGGACTGAAAAG AACATTGCTTTGCCGAGATCACCTCAATCTTCATAAAAAAACCTGGTTCAAGTACCCGTTACTGCTGTGTGTCACACTATTGGTCTGTTACATTCGGAAGGAAAAGTCTCTTCTCCATCAGCACTACCAGCGGCTGGTAAATGAGCCCAACCAGGTTAAAGCTCCTTCGTACCGGGTCCATCCAAAGCAGCGAGACAAACTGGATTCCAAGATTCCCAGGACCACCTTTGTCAACTTGACTGCGGGCGCTCAGTACCACCAGGCGTACCCAAAGAACTATCACTTCATCATCGATGTGGGCGACGTGTGCGAGAGCAGCACGCCTTTCCTGGTGCTGATGGTCCCGGTGGAGCCCAACAACGTTGCGGCCCGAAACGCCATCCGCAGCACGTGGGGCAAGAAGACAGTGGTCCAGGGCAAGAAGGTCCTGACTCTTTTCATGCTGGGCCTAGCCGAGGGTCCCGATCTGTGGCAGGAGAGCGAGCTGCACGGCGATCTGATCCAGAGTGACTTCAGGGACACCTACCTCAACCTGACCATCAAGACCATGGTCATCATGGAGTGGCTAGCCACGCGCTGCCCTACGGCCACCTACGGCATGAAAATCGACTCAGACATGTTTCTCAACGTCGACAACTTAGTGCTGATGCTGCAGAAGCCGAGCATCCCGCAAAACAACTACTTGACCGGGTGGCTCATGCGGAATAAACAGGTCATTCGCTCAAAGAGCTCCAAGTGGTATGTCTCAGAGGAGATTTACCCGGATCTGGAATACCCCCTTTACACTTTGGGCATGGGCTACGTGTTCTCCGGTGATCTCCCATGCAAGTTGGTGGAGATCTCCAGAAGTATCAAGCCCTTCAACATTGAGGACGCTTATGTCGGAATGTGCATGAAGAAACTGGGAATAGCGATCACTTCGCCGCCTGATCCCTCCCAATTCCGAACCCAAAGCAACAAATTTGATCGATGCACGTACTCCAAGATCATCACCTCCATCCTGGCATCCCCTGAGCAGCTGCTAAGTTTCTGGATGAAGCTCAAGATGCCTGGACTCACTTGTTGA